In one Candidatus Nomurabacteria bacterium genomic region, the following are encoded:
- a CDS encoding spondin domain-containing protein, which yields MLSRWVIGLMGLVLCACADTPHYNQSYNFRVTIENISQDGQIAPGAYFVSSEENLLFTVGESDRGIGLETLAEDGDPLPLARAFIQMGVLGSVFNLDSVDYLEGAIGPGQSFVFEITAAPGQSLHLATMLGISNDSFYASDADGIELFSGFYPLPLTQVTDVALYDLGTEINEPLGEGANQPSRQPSPGSGDPEGGVVHTGDESYPQADELMHITVELIDANE from the coding sequence ATGCTATCACGTTGGGTAATTGGCCTCATGGGTTTGGTTTTGTGTGCATGTGCAGATACGCCGCACTATAACCAGTCGTACAACTTTCGTGTGACAATCGAAAACATCTCGCAAGATGGTCAGATCGCACCAGGTGCTTATTTCGTAAGCTCCGAAGAAAATCTGCTTTTTACCGTTGGGGAGTCTGATCGTGGTATTGGCCTCGAGACTTTGGCTGAAGACGGTGATCCATTGCCTTTGGCGCGTGCCTTCATCCAAATGGGGGTTTTGGGGAGTGTTTTCAATCTCGATAGCGTCGACTATCTCGAAGGCGCCATTGGACCTGGGCAGTCGTTTGTCTTCGAAATCACGGCTGCTCCTGGACAGTCACTCCATCTCGCAACCATGCTCGGTATAAGTAATGACTCCTTCTACGCGTCGGACGCTGATGGGATTGAGTTGTTTTCTGGATTCTATCCCTTACCGCTCACGCAGGTGACCGATGTGGCGCTTTATGACCTTGGTACCGAGATCAATGAGCCTCTTGGCGAAGGCGCGAATCAGCCATCGCGCCAGCCATCGCCAGGTTCCGGGGATCCGGAAGGCGGCGTCGTCCACACTGGTGACGAATCATACCCGCAAGCCGATGAGCTTATGCATATTACCGTCGAACTTATCGACGCCAACGAATAA
- a CDS encoding excinuclease ABC subunit UvrB, whose product MSERFELKSSYQPSGDQPDAIAGLIEGVEKGERFQTLLGATGTGKTFTIANVIQSVQKPTLIIAHNKTLAAQLCNEFRRFFPDNAVEYFVSYYDYYQPEAYIARSDTYIEKEAQINEEIDRLRHAATQAVLTRKDVIIVATVSCIYGLGSPKEYEKTVMHLTVGDDFDREKILQRLIDMQFTRTQTDLTRGSFRMRGTLLEIMPVNEEHIYRIDATRGYIEHIDQQDPVSKEFLKQQKDLWLFPAKHFITAPEEREKALAKIRQELKERLEYFEKNGKLLEAERLERKTKYDLELLETLGYCNGVENYSQTLSGREPGSPPDTLFEYFPDDFLVVIDESHVTVPQLGGMSEGDRARKQSLIDHGFRLPSAADNRPLRFAELENKLRKTILVSATPGKYEKENSSRIVEQIIRPTGLIDPEVVLLPVTPGDYEAGDLPITLPFDLPSPYEGQVHDLLNNRIPEVIERGERILVTTLTKKMSEDLTTFMTERGLKVRYLHSGIETVERLEILSEFRKGTYDIIVGVNLLREGLDLPEVSLVAIMDADKEGFLRSETSLIQTIGRAARNVRGRVLLYADNMTGSLDRAIKETERRRAKQIAYNIKHKITPKTIIKAIDDLREILGLSTSEKDIKEILKLELTADSHALGDIIKKKEKEMKEAAKNLEFELAAILRDEINQLDNELRKRNRESALPDKEKKQVEKKGRHGRTR is encoded by the coding sequence ATGTCCGAACGATTTGAATTAAAGTCCTCCTATCAGCCATCAGGAGACCAGCCAGATGCAATTGCTGGCCTGATTGAGGGTGTAGAAAAAGGGGAGCGATTTCAGACGCTACTTGGTGCAACCGGTACAGGTAAAACGTTTACTATCGCAAACGTTATTCAAAGCGTGCAAAAACCTACGCTTATTATTGCTCATAATAAAACACTCGCGGCTCAACTTTGTAATGAATTTCGTCGGTTCTTTCCGGATAATGCCGTTGAGTATTTTGTGTCTTATTACGATTATTATCAGCCAGAAGCCTATATTGCTCGCTCTGATACGTATATCGAAAAAGAAGCACAGATTAACGAAGAGATTGATCGCTTACGTCACGCTGCAACACAGGCCGTCCTTACAAGAAAAGACGTTATTATTGTTGCCACGGTTTCTTGTATCTATGGTTTAGGGTCACCAAAAGAGTACGAAAAAACGGTCATGCATCTTACGGTTGGTGATGATTTTGATCGTGAAAAAATCTTACAGCGATTGATCGACATGCAATTTACTCGTACGCAAACAGATTTAACGCGTGGAAGTTTTAGAATGCGCGGAACCTTGCTCGAGATCATGCCGGTTAACGAAGAGCATATTTATCGTATTGATGCGACGCGTGGCTATATTGAGCACATCGATCAACAAGATCCTGTGTCAAAAGAGTTTCTAAAACAACAAAAAGATCTTTGGTTATTTCCTGCCAAGCACTTTATTACTGCGCCAGAAGAACGAGAAAAGGCCCTAGCAAAAATACGCCAAGAGCTAAAAGAACGACTCGAATACTTTGAAAAGAATGGCAAGCTCCTTGAAGCTGAACGTTTAGAGCGTAAGACGAAATACGATTTAGAATTGCTCGAGACACTTGGTTATTGTAATGGCGTAGAAAATTATTCTCAGACGCTTTCTGGACGCGAACCAGGTTCACCGCCCGATACGCTTTTTGAATATTTTCCTGATGACTTTTTGGTAGTGATTGATGAGTCTCATGTCACGGTTCCACAGCTTGGTGGGATGTCCGAAGGTGATCGCGCGCGTAAACAGTCACTTATTGATCACGGCTTTCGCTTACCATCAGCGGCTGATAATCGTCCATTACGCTTTGCAGAACTTGAAAACAAATTAAGAAAAACGATTCTTGTTTCGGCGACACCAGGTAAATACGAAAAAGAAAACTCTTCTCGCATTGTTGAGCAAATTATTCGTCCAACGGGTCTTATTGATCCGGAGGTTGTATTGTTACCGGTAACGCCAGGTGATTATGAAGCGGGAGATTTACCAATCACGCTACCATTTGACTTGCCTTCGCCCTATGAAGGTCAAGTGCATGATTTGTTAAATAATCGTATTCCAGAAGTTATCGAACGAGGTGAGCGTATTCTTGTTACAACGCTTACGAAAAAGATGTCAGAAGATTTAACAACGTTTATGACAGAGCGCGGTTTGAAGGTGCGTTATTTGCATAGCGGCATTGAAACAGTGGAGCGTCTTGAGATTCTTTCTGAGTTTCGCAAAGGCACGTATGACATTATCGTGGGTGTTAACTTATTGCGTGAAGGTCTTGATCTTCCGGAGGTTTCTCTTGTTGCGATTATGGATGCGGACAAAGAAGGCTTCTTGCGATCAGAAACATCCCTCATTCAAACGATTGGACGTGCTGCCCGTAATGTTCGTGGGCGTGTACTTTTGTATGCGGATAATATGACCGGGTCACTTGATCGTGCTATTAAAGAAACAGAACGTCGTCGTGCTAAGCAAATTGCATACAATATCAAACACAAGATCACGCCAAAGACGATTATCAAAGCGATTGATGATCTTCGTGAGATTCTTGGTCTATCAACAAGCGAAAAAGATATTAAAGAGATTTTAAAACTCGAGCTCACAGCGGATTCGCATGCATTAGGGGATATTATCAAGAAAAAAGAAAAAGAAATGAAAGAAGCGGCAAAAAATCTTGAATTTGAATTAGCAGCCATTTTGCGTGACGAAATCAATCAACTCGATAACGAATTACGTAAAAGAAATCGCGAATCAGCATTGCCAGACAAAGAAAAGAAACAAGTAGAAAAGAAGGGGAGACACGGAAGAACACGCTAG
- a CDS encoding DNA primase, translating to MDPVQEIKSRLDVADIVGEYLPLKPSGTGTFKANCPFHNERTPSFFVSRPRQSWHCFGCDEGGDIFSFVQRMEGFGFREALEFLAGKAGVTLPEFEHKPEYNSKQRLYEVNDLARRFYRSTLETSQDAEIARAYVEKRGVDTLTADLFSLGYAPDEWSAFADYAKTKGVTDTELIQAGLANKREKGSGVYDRFRGRLMFPIWDVQGHVIGFTARILTDAKDQPKYVNTPETPAYKKSAVLYGLDKAKGAIRQEDMAVIVEGNMDVVGSHQYDVQNVVASSGTALTGEQLFLIKRFTTNIAIAFDQDSAGVAATLRGLDLARSQDFTIKVILLPPEAGKDPDEAVRKDPQLWRDAIKNAIPIMEWVYRMGFRAGSPSTPEGKKEIVKMILPEISRIADAVERDHWMRRLAKDLDTSLGALEEVLQKQEKVKKYNTPLPSTEEGEAPRIIPEDPELAWIHAQEERILAMCLCFKQNPDILLQECDWNTPSFEKNDLLQLYRALVTAYTQSRQESPSNIATGIRPPATLAPEETKTFDALAFYAEREFQGQSLEQLKRELQRDVAALQDRLKKQQRRHLEQQMREAERLNDQERMTALLEQFQKLT from the coding sequence ATGGACCCGGTACAAGAGATTAAATCACGACTCGATGTTGCTGATATTGTAGGGGAGTATTTGCCCCTCAAACCGTCAGGAACGGGCACGTTTAAGGCAAATTGCCCATTTCACAATGAGCGTACGCCGTCGTTTTTTGTTTCTCGTCCTCGTCAGAGTTGGCATTGTTTTGGTTGTGATGAAGGCGGTGATATTTTTTCTTTTGTACAGAGAATGGAAGGATTTGGTTTTCGTGAAGCACTTGAGTTTTTGGCAGGAAAAGCTGGTGTTACGCTTCCGGAATTTGAGCATAAGCCGGAGTACAATAGTAAACAGCGCTTATATGAAGTAAATGATTTAGCGCGTCGTTTTTATCGTTCTACGCTCGAGACCTCACAAGATGCAGAAATTGCACGTGCTTATGTTGAGAAGCGTGGCGTAGATACGCTTACGGCCGATCTTTTTTCACTTGGATACGCTCCTGATGAATGGTCGGCTTTTGCGGATTACGCAAAAACAAAAGGCGTGACTGATACGGAGTTAATTCAAGCTGGTCTCGCAAATAAACGTGAAAAGGGGAGCGGTGTTTATGATCGTTTTAGAGGGCGTCTTATGTTTCCGATTTGGGATGTTCAGGGGCATGTAATTGGTTTTACGGCGCGTATCTTAACGGATGCAAAAGATCAGCCAAAATACGTAAATACTCCAGAGACACCAGCTTATAAAAAGTCTGCGGTATTGTATGGGTTAGACAAGGCAAAAGGTGCTATCCGACAAGAAGATATGGCTGTTATCGTCGAAGGTAATATGGATGTTGTGGGTTCGCATCAATACGATGTGCAAAATGTTGTAGCCTCTAGCGGTACAGCATTAACGGGAGAGCAATTATTTTTAATTAAGCGCTTTACAACAAATATTGCTATTGCCTTTGATCAAGACTCAGCGGGTGTTGCTGCGACATTGCGTGGTTTGGATTTAGCGCGATCACAAGACTTTACAATTAAAGTAATTCTTCTTCCTCCTGAAGCCGGCAAAGATCCTGATGAAGCGGTACGAAAAGATCCGCAATTGTGGAGAGATGCGATTAAAAATGCAATCCCTATTATGGAATGGGTGTATCGAATGGGTTTTCGAGCTGGGTCACCCTCAACACCAGAGGGTAAAAAAGAAATTGTAAAAATGATTTTGCCAGAAATAAGTCGTATCGCTGATGCTGTTGAGCGTGATCACTGGATGCGTCGACTCGCCAAAGATCTTGATACAAGCTTGGGGGCATTAGAGGAGGTTTTGCAAAAACAGGAGAAAGTAAAAAAATATAATACGCCTTTACCATCTACAGAAGAAGGGGAGGCTCCGCGTATTATTCCTGAAGATCCAGAACTTGCTTGGATTCATGCGCAGGAAGAGCGGATTTTGGCGATGTGCCTTTGTTTTAAGCAGAATCCTGATATTCTATTGCAAGAATGCGATTGGAATACGCCGTCATTTGAGAAAAACGATCTATTGCAGCTTTACAGAGCTCTGGTGACAGCCTATACTCAGTCACGTCAAGAATCTCCGTCCAATATTGCGACGGGCATCCGTCCTCCGGCCACCCTGGCGCCAGAAGAGACGAAGACCTTCGACGCTCTCGCGTTTTATGCAGAGCGTGAATTCCAGGGGCAATCGCTTGAGCAACTCAAGCGAGAACTACAGAGAGATGTCGCCGCACTTCAGGACCGCCTGAAGAAACAACAACGCCGACATCTTGAACAACAGATGCGAGAAGCAGAACGCCTCAACGATCAAGAACGTATGACGGCGCTTCTCGAACAGTTTCAAAAACTGACTTAA
- a CDS encoding sigma-70 family RNA polymerase sigma factor, producing MPKAFKPTKPSPKKTAKKPLKPATIASKSSAKKPTTKAKKTTVKATPAVRVPYKKSLPPSDEVIDRLFEKAKARGFLTENEVLYTFSEVEDYIDVYEAFIDRLDGAGVTIVEQKEGILGRQKERDQILHTLHSIDERRGRVDPSELLTADSIQMYLREIGKIPLLTAEEEVALAKRKERNEKEAEQMLIEANLRLVVSIAKKFTGKSLSLLDLIQEGNIGLFRAVKKFEYRKGFKFSTYATWWIRQAITRALADQSRTIRIPVHMVETINKFQQIERELIQELGREPMPEEIAAEMGQDLDKVRHIIKISQDTVSLETSVGDDDEDSTLEDFIEDVKNVTPDRSAALQLLKDYVNEIVKDLNPREQKILEMRFGLVDGVSHTLEEVGKEFDVTRERIRQIEAKALEKIQNHPLIRRLADY from the coding sequence ATGCCAAAAGCATTTAAACCAACAAAACCTTCGCCCAAGAAGACTGCGAAGAAGCCTTTGAAGCCCGCAACAATAGCATCAAAGAGCTCAGCAAAAAAGCCAACAACAAAAGCAAAAAAGACAACGGTAAAAGCAACGCCGGCTGTTCGCGTACCATATAAAAAATCTTTACCTCCATCTGATGAAGTTATTGATCGATTATTTGAAAAAGCAAAAGCACGTGGTTTTTTAACAGAAAATGAAGTACTTTATACCTTTTCTGAGGTAGAAGACTATATTGATGTTTACGAAGCTTTTATCGACCGTCTTGATGGCGCTGGTGTAACAATCGTTGAGCAAAAAGAAGGTATTCTTGGTCGTCAAAAAGAACGCGATCAAATTTTGCATACATTACATAGTATTGATGAGCGTCGCGGTCGCGTAGATCCTTCAGAACTCCTCACGGCTGATTCTATCCAAATGTATTTGCGTGAGATTGGTAAAATCCCACTTCTTACGGCAGAAGAAGAGGTCGCTTTAGCAAAACGCAAAGAACGCAACGAAAAAGAAGCAGAGCAAATGCTTATCGAAGCAAACTTACGTCTTGTTGTCTCGATTGCAAAAAAGTTTACCGGTAAAAGTTTGTCACTCCTTGATTTGATTCAAGAAGGGAATATCGGTCTCTTTAGAGCGGTAAAGAAATTTGAATATCGTAAAGGTTTTAAATTCTCTACCTATGCAACGTGGTGGATTCGCCAAGCGATTACACGTGCTCTCGCTGATCAGAGTCGTACCATTCGTATTCCGGTGCATATGGTTGAGACGATCAACAAGTTCCAGCAAATTGAACGTGAATTGATCCAAGAACTTGGTCGTGAACCAATGCCAGAAGAAATCGCGGCAGAAATGGGTCAGGATCTCGACAAGGTTCGTCACATTATCAAAATTTCACAAGACACGGTCTCACTTGAAACCTCCGTTGGTGATGATGACGAAGACTCAACACTTGAAGACTTTATCGAAGACGTAAAGAATGTCACACCTGATCGTTCGGCAGCGCTCCAACTCTTGAAGGATTATGTGAATGAGATTGTTAAAGATCTTAATCCACGTGAACAAAAGATTCTCGAAATGCGCTTTGGCCTTGTAGACGGTGTCTCTCATACACTTGAAGAAGTAGGTAAAGAATTTGATGTTACTCGTGAACGTATTCGTCAGATTGAAGCCAAGGCTCTTGAGAAGATTCAAAACCATCCATTGATTCGAAGACTTGCGGATTACTAG
- a CDS encoding ABC-F family ATP-binding cassette domain-containing protein — translation MEHGNVIVRFQDVTYGYDEQHPTLEEASFSVREDSKITLMGQNGAGKSTLFKLMLGELKPLEGKIHIRDNAKIAIGLQVMAKENLDKTVREYFEQAFEETKYDLDKRIKDVLEVVNLDTPLDKVLKAFSGGQLARLLLAYALIQEPDILLLDEPTNNLDTEGIEHLTGFLMMYPKTVIVISHDADFLNAFTEGVLHLDSYTHKVEQYVGNYYNVVEEIAARLERERMQNARMEKSIQDRKDKVNFFANKGGKMRKLASKLRDQIEEAEENMVDERQEDKTIREFTIPCQEYKEEIVRIKSVRIIKQHEPYRAEVDLGLRRGRKLLISGPNGIGKSTLLRHLADNDDTGAVIGEGVSVGYYRQDFSGLDFNQTVYESMAEVYGVEDKEVIYATAAQFLIPSKIMHNKIGSLSEGQKGLLCFARFVLQKPALLILDEPTNHINFRHLPVIAKALDAFEGVVIVVSHMPDFVSQITFNEFLDLSTLLKRAEPEL, via the coding sequence ATGGAACACGGCAATGTAATCGTCCGCTTTCAGGACGTCACCTACGGGTACGATGAACAACACCCAACGCTTGAAGAAGCGAGTTTTTCGGTTCGCGAAGACTCAAAAATCACGCTCATGGGTCAAAATGGGGCTGGTAAATCCACGTTATTTAAGTTGATGCTCGGCGAGCTTAAGCCACTCGAAGGCAAAATCCATATTCGTGATAATGCCAAAATTGCCATCGGTTTACAGGTCATGGCAAAAGAAAACCTCGATAAAACCGTTCGCGAATACTTCGAGCAAGCGTTTGAGGAGACAAAATACGATCTCGATAAACGCATTAAAGATGTCCTCGAAGTCGTCAATCTTGATACCCCTCTCGATAAGGTTTTAAAGGCATTCTCAGGTGGCCAGCTCGCTCGTCTACTTTTAGCGTATGCATTGATTCAGGAACCAGATATTTTACTTCTTGATGAGCCTACAAATAATCTTGATACCGAAGGCATCGAGCATCTCACCGGTTTTTTGATGATGTATCCAAAAACGGTCATCGTTATTTCTCACGATGCGGATTTCTTAAATGCCTTTACCGAAGGCGTGCTTCATCTTGATAGCTATACGCACAAAGTCGAACAATACGTTGGTAACTATTACAACGTGGTAGAAGAAATCGCAGCCCGTCTCGAACGTGAACGCATGCAAAATGCCCGTATGGAAAAATCCATTCAAGATCGCAAAGATAAAGTAAACTTCTTTGCAAACAAGGGTGGTAAGATGCGTAAACTCGCTTCAAAACTTCGCGATCAAATCGAAGAAGCAGAAGAAAACATGGTAGACGAACGCCAAGAAGATAAAACGATTCGTGAATTTACCATTCCTTGCCAAGAATACAAAGAAGAGATCGTACGCATTAAATCTGTACGTATTATCAAACAACACGAACCTTACCGCGCCGAAGTAGATCTTGGTTTGCGTCGTGGCCGAAAACTTCTTATCTCAGGTCCAAACGGTATTGGTAAATCAACACTCTTGAGACATCTTGCTGACAATGATGATACAGGTGCGGTTATTGGCGAAGGCGTAAGCGTTGGTTACTATCGCCAAGATTTCTCTGGACTAGACTTTAATCAAACCGTCTACGAATCCATGGCAGAAGTGTACGGGGTAGAAGACAAAGAAGTGATTTATGCGACGGCAGCGCAATTCTTGATCCCTTCAAAGATCATGCATAATAAGATCGGATCCTTGTCCGAAGGCCAAAAAGGACTCCTCTGTTTTGCTCGTTTTGTTCTACAAAAACCTGCTCTACTTATTCTTGATGAACCTACGAACCATATTAACTTTCGTCACTTACCTGTCATTGCCAAAGCTCTTGATGCTTTCGAGGGCGTAGTGATCGTCGTAAGTCATATGCCAGACTTCGTAAGTCAAATTACCTTTAACGAATTCCTTGATCTCAGCACCCTCCTCAAGCGCGCTGAACCTGAGCTCTAA
- a CDS encoding DUF2200 domain-containing protein, which yields MKDERNHRVYKMAFSSVYPLYIAKGEKKGRTKDEVDEVIRWLTGYTQKQLESQIKKQVDFETFFAEAKKMNPSRSLITGTICGVRLEEIKVPLMREIRYLDKLVDELAKGRPMEKILRK from the coding sequence ATGAAAGACGAACGTAATCACCGTGTCTACAAAATGGCCTTTTCGAGTGTCTATCCTCTTTATATTGCGAAGGGGGAGAAAAAAGGCCGCACGAAAGACGAAGTTGACGAAGTTATTCGTTGGTTGACGGGCTATACGCAAAAACAACTCGAATCACAAATAAAAAAGCAAGTAGATTTTGAGACGTTCTTTGCAGAGGCAAAAAAGATGAATCCTTCGCGGTCATTGATTACAGGAACTATTTGCGGTGTTCGTCTTGAAGAAATCAAAGTGCCATTGATGCGTGAGATTCGCTATCTAGATAAGTTGGTTGATGAGTTGGCAAAAGGTCGACCAATGGAAAAGATTTTAAGAAAATAG
- a CDS encoding DUF1801 domain-containing protein → MNMFKKVKPTNVKEYLASVPADRKEAIDFLHTFIQKSVPKLKPHFAYNMLGYGSFPYVNYKKEQILWPTIAMANQKNYISIYVCAIDGKEYFAEKFKDDLGKVSVGKSCIRFKKIEDLHLPTLKKVLQLAAKSPGFVAP, encoded by the coding sequence ATGAATATGTTTAAAAAGGTAAAGCCTACAAACGTAAAAGAATATCTCGCTTCTGTTCCGGCAGACAGAAAAGAAGCGATAGACTTTTTGCATACGTTTATTCAAAAATCCGTGCCAAAACTCAAGCCGCATTTTGCCTATAATATGCTTGGGTATGGTTCTTTTCCGTATGTAAATTATAAAAAAGAACAGATTCTTTGGCCTACGATTGCGATGGCGAATCAAAAGAATTATATCAGCATTTACGTTTGTGCTATCGACGGAAAAGAATATTTTGCAGAAAAATTTAAGGATGACCTTGGCAAGGTGAGCGTTGGAAAGAGCTGCATTCGTTTTAAAAAAATAGAAGACTTGCATCTTCCTACATTAAAAAAAGTTCTTCAGTTAGCTGCAAAAAGTCCTGGGTTTGTAGCACCGTAA
- a CDS encoding RluA family pseudouridine synthase: protein MSYPIEVLYEDNHLIAVVKPPGALIQADESDERCLMDDVKDYLKSKYQKPGNVFLGLIHRLDRNVTGIVVFAKTSKGASRLSEQFRKRDITKTYHALVEGHLERPHGTLINMLDKEEHKRIAYESPKGKEAKLSYKVIKELGENTLVEIELYTGRFHQIRAQFGLINHPLVGDYKYGADTTLPNQEIALAATKLAFQTATGEKEVVLEIPIPTWHPTKE, encoded by the coding sequence ATGAGCTACCCTATCGAAGTCCTCTACGAAGATAATCACTTGATTGCCGTTGTTAAACCACCAGGTGCCCTTATCCAAGCAGACGAATCTGACGAACGTTGTTTGATGGATGATGTGAAAGATTATCTCAAAAGCAAATATCAAAAACCCGGTAACGTGTTTTTGGGATTGATTCATCGCCTTGATCGCAATGTCACCGGCATCGTTGTCTTTGCCAAAACGAGCAAAGGCGCGTCACGCCTCTCCGAACAATTTCGTAAGCGAGATATCACCAAGACTTATCACGCGCTCGTAGAAGGTCACCTCGAGCGTCCACATGGCACGCTTATCAATATGCTTGATAAAGAAGAGCATAAGCGTATTGCCTACGAATCCCCAAAAGGCAAAGAAGCAAAACTTTCGTATAAAGTCATTAAAGAGCTAGGCGAAAATACCTTGGTAGAAATCGAACTCTATACCGGACGCTTTCATCAAATCCGCGCGCAATTTGGCTTAATCAATCATCCCCTTGTTGGTGATTATAAATACGGCGCCGACACGACGCTTCCTAACCAAGAGATCGCTCTTGCTGCCACCAAACTCGCTTTTCAAACAGCGACCGGTGAAAAAGAAGTTGTGCTCGAGATTCCCATTCCGACCTGGCATCCGACGAAAGAATAA
- a CDS encoding class I SAM-dependent methyltransferase: MNYIITETLPERDYELLDSGDGEKLERFGKYVTARPDPQALWPKRDLDLWKRASAVFGHTSGEQRAKGADKGEWELKTRLDERWKATIGEITFWIRLSSFKHVGVFPEHEPSWAWMMKTITEAKRPIKVLNLFGYTGGASLAAAKAGAEVVHVDASKTAIKAARENAEASGLAEKPIRWILEDAATFVERELRRGNTYDAIIMDPPAFGHGANGEIWKIEKDLIPLVKNCAAILNEKPLFMLMNGYAAGYSALAYKQIMESCLNRGGSTEIGELTIKESGSNPRNLPAGIFARWTP; the protein is encoded by the coding sequence ATGAATTACATTATCACCGAGACCCTGCCGGAGCGCGATTATGAGCTCTTGGACAGTGGAGACGGCGAAAAACTTGAGCGTTTTGGCAAATATGTGACGGCGCGGCCTGATCCGCAGGCGCTTTGGCCAAAACGTGACTTAGATCTCTGGAAGCGCGCGAGTGCTGTTTTTGGGCATACTTCGGGCGAACAGCGTGCCAAAGGGGCTGATAAGGGCGAATGGGAGCTCAAAACCCGGCTCGACGAGCGTTGGAAGGCGACTATTGGCGAAATCACGTTTTGGATTCGTCTTTCGAGTTTTAAGCATGTTGGCGTCTTTCCAGAGCATGAGCCAAGTTGGGCATGGATGATGAAGACCATTACCGAGGCAAAGCGTCCGATTAAGGTACTCAATCTCTTTGGTTATACGGGTGGCGCATCATTGGCGGCTGCCAAGGCTGGAGCTGAGGTTGTGCATGTTGATGCTTCAAAAACCGCCATCAAAGCGGCTCGCGAAAATGCAGAGGCTTCTGGTTTGGCAGAAAAACCTATTCGTTGGATTCTCGAAGACGCTGCCACTTTTGTTGAACGTGAGTTGCGCCGTGGCAATACCTATGACGCGATTATCATGGATCCGCCAGCTTTTGGTCACGGTGCCAATGGCGAGATTTGGAAAATCGAAAAAGATTTGATTCCGCTCGTCAAAAACTGTGCAGCTATTTTAAACGAGAAGCCTTTGTTTATGTTGATGAACGGATATGCGGCTGGATATTCTGCGCTTGCCTATAAGCAAATCATGGAATCCTGCTTAAACCGTGGAGGCTCTACAGAAATCGGCGAATTAACCATTAAAGAATCCGGCTCAAACCCGCGTAATCTCCCTGCCGGCATTTTTGCCCGCTGGACACCCTAA